One Maribacter cobaltidurans genomic window carries:
- a CDS encoding ABC transporter ATP-binding protein codes for MIKATNIHKYYGALEVLKGVNLHIKKGEIVSIVGASGAGKTTLLQILGTLDVLSNAQDGTLIVNGTETPKLSDKELAKFRNEHIGFIFQFHQLLPEFTALENVCLPAFIKKTPKTDAEIRAKELLDFLGLSHRYDHKPSELSGGEQQRVAVARALINNPSIIFADEPSGNLDSESADNLHNLFFELREKFGQTFVIVTHNEDLAEMADRKLTMVDGKIVDKEVILS; via the coding sequence ATGATCAAAGCCACTAACATCCATAAATATTATGGAGCCTTGGAAGTATTAAAAGGCGTAAACCTGCACATAAAGAAAGGAGAAATCGTATCTATTGTAGGTGCTTCAGGGGCAGGAAAAACAACACTCCTGCAGATTCTGGGCACCTTGGATGTCCTCTCGAATGCCCAAGACGGCACACTTATAGTCAATGGCACCGAGACCCCAAAATTATCCGATAAGGAGCTGGCCAAATTTAGAAATGAACATATTGGTTTCATTTTTCAATTTCATCAACTACTTCCGGAATTTACGGCCTTAGAAAATGTATGCCTTCCTGCCTTTATTAAAAAAACGCCTAAAACAGATGCCGAAATAAGAGCCAAAGAGCTACTTGACTTCTTGGGACTATCACATCGTTATGACCATAAACCCTCGGAGCTTTCGGGTGGTGAACAGCAAAGAGTTGCCGTTGCCAGGGCGTTGATCAACAATCCTTCCATTATTTTTGCCGATGAACCCAGCGGAAATCTAGATTCTGAAAGTGCGGACAACCTGCACAATTTGTTTTTTGAGCTTCGCGAAAAATTTGGTCAAACCTTCGTAATCGTTACCCATAATGAAGATCTCGCAGAAATGGCCGATAGAAAATTGACCATGGTAGATGGGAAAATCGTGGACAAAGAAGTTATTCTTTCCTAA
- a CDS encoding TIGR02757 family protein, producing MTKKELKEFLDQKVQEYNNPKFLESDPIQIPHLFSKKEDIEISAFLTATIAWGNRKSIINNANRMMELLGNSPHDFVMNHKGSDLELLQGFVHRTFNGTDLIYFIQSLKNIYNQHGGLQGVFTKYQTDSSLQPTISHFKGIFFELPFEQRTTKHVSDPLKGSAAKRINMFLRWMVRDANNQVDFGLWREIPPSKLSCPLDVHSGNVARKLKLLKRKQNDAKALAELDKNLRKLDPMDPVKYDFALFGLGVFEKF from the coding sequence ATGACCAAAAAGGAATTAAAGGAGTTTTTGGATCAAAAAGTTCAGGAATATAATAATCCTAAATTTTTGGAATCTGATCCCATTCAAATTCCTCATCTCTTTTCCAAAAAGGAGGACATAGAAATTAGTGCTTTTTTAACGGCCACCATAGCTTGGGGAAATAGAAAAAGCATTATCAACAATGCAAACCGAATGATGGAGTTATTGGGAAATAGTCCCCATGATTTCGTCATGAACCATAAAGGTTCTGATCTAGAATTATTGCAGGGCTTTGTCCATAGGACTTTCAATGGAACCGATTTGATCTATTTTATCCAAAGCCTAAAGAACATTTATAACCAACATGGAGGTTTGCAAGGAGTGTTTACAAAATACCAAACTGATTCCTCCTTGCAGCCCACTATTTCGCATTTTAAGGGAATTTTCTTTGAGTTGCCTTTTGAACAGAGAACCACTAAACATGTTTCTGATCCTCTAAAGGGCTCGGCCGCCAAACGCATCAATATGTTTTTGCGCTGGATGGTCAGAGATGCAAACAACCAAGTTGATTTTGGACTATGGCGAGAAATTCCACCTTCAAAATTATCTTGTCCCTTGGATGTACATTCCGGGAATGTTGCAAGAAAACTAAAACTCCTTAAGCGTAAACAAAACGATGCAAAAGCCTTGGCCGAGCTGGACAAAAATTTAAGAAAACTGGACCCAATGGATCCAGTTAAATATGATTTTGCACTATTTGGACTGGGTGTTTTTGAAAAATTTTAA
- a CDS encoding cytochrome-c peroxidase — protein sequence MKFKKRGFLVRETLFIYAKKLDKMGLKGFGFFMTTIFVLMTSCKEEQKPRLLASNDLESVFNEEIREYYFVTLDSTAWYVSQMDTTNSVERNQELFLKSRKWYKKVEPMLIAYDYENYLSLNAPNLLKVEIDDYQDVKVLQPKSFQVLEELLFEEEGFSNKDLNAVLDYLKVRIPFVRKNHILINQRDKHHLKMIRDAILNIAAKGITGFDSPMLSNSLNEAVYNYETLGKVIDIYENAFTDKSIYQSWKAEITGTINDLNSSDFDSFDRYTFIKSHTNKQLDLVNKTAKDWRIIMNTSRTLNPTIDNLFDKNFFNMKMFSEQREPQLTDERIELGRKLFNDTSLSSPGTISCATCHIKEKAFTDGLKIAVGINNKELQRNTPTLSYSAYQTSFFYDGRSDGLEDQIVNVANNEDEFHIDLKLLEQKIRANADYKVQFDSLYNGIISDLNVRNAIATYIRSLAPFDSKFDRNMQDLEASLTDEEIQGFNLFMGKAACATCHFPPAFNGTVPPKYSETEFENLGVPKTDDFDHPQLDKDLGQYFPYKVSEKRNFFKTSTVRNSALTAPYMHNGVYENLEDVITFYNVGGGQGMGLDVPNQTLPADSLGLTDNESKAIIAFLRTLTDMEFENID from the coding sequence ATGAAATTTAAAAAAAGAGGGTTTCTCGTGCGAGAAACCCTCTTTATCTATGCTAAAAAATTGGACAAAATGGGATTGAAGGGTTTTGGATTTTTTATGACCACTATATTTGTACTGATGACTTCATGCAAAGAAGAACAGAAACCTAGGTTGTTGGCTTCAAATGACTTGGAATCGGTTTTTAATGAAGAAATTAGGGAGTACTATTTTGTCACCTTGGATAGCACAGCATGGTATGTTTCGCAAATGGATACAACAAATTCAGTCGAAAGAAATCAAGAGCTATTCCTAAAGTCCAGAAAATGGTATAAAAAAGTGGAACCCATGCTCATAGCATATGATTATGAGAATTACCTTTCCCTGAACGCGCCAAATCTTCTAAAGGTCGAAATAGACGATTATCAGGATGTTAAAGTACTGCAGCCAAAAAGTTTTCAAGTTTTGGAGGAACTATTGTTTGAAGAAGAAGGTTTTTCAAACAAAGATCTAAATGCCGTACTGGATTATTTGAAGGTGCGAATTCCTTTTGTTCGAAAGAATCACATATTGATCAATCAGAGGGATAAACATCACCTCAAAATGATTCGTGATGCTATTTTAAACATTGCGGCCAAGGGAATTACGGGTTTTGATTCCCCTATGCTGTCCAACTCCTTGAACGAAGCTGTTTACAACTACGAAACCCTTGGCAAGGTTATCGACATTTATGAAAATGCCTTTACTGACAAATCCATCTATCAAAGTTGGAAGGCCGAAATTACGGGGACGATAAATGACCTTAATTCTTCTGATTTTGACAGTTTTGACAGATATACTTTTATAAAAAGCCATACCAATAAACAATTGGATTTGGTCAATAAAACCGCAAAGGATTGGAGAATTATTATGAATACCTCCCGCACCTTAAATCCCACCATAGACAATCTCTTTGATAAAAACTTTTTCAATATGAAGATGTTTTCGGAACAACGTGAACCTCAATTGACCGACGAACGAATAGAGTTGGGAAGAAAACTTTTTAATGATACTTCTTTATCTAGCCCAGGCACTATTAGCTGTGCTACATGTCATATAAAGGAGAAAGCCTTTACTGACGGACTTAAAATAGCTGTCGGTATTAACAATAAAGAACTTCAAAGAAACACTCCTACGTTAAGTTACTCCGCTTATCAAACCTCGTTCTTTTACGATGGTCGTTCGGACGGTCTTGAAGACCAAATCGTAAATGTGGCGAACAATGAAGATGAATTTCATATCGATTTAAAGCTTTTGGAGCAAAAAATCCGAGCGAATGCCGATTATAAAGTGCAGTTCGATTCCCTATACAATGGCATAATTTCAGATTTGAACGTACGGAATGCAATTGCTACCTATATACGAAGTTTGGCTCCGTTCGATTCTAAATTTGACCGAAATATGCAGGATTTGGAAGCATCCCTAACTGACGAAGAAATACAGGGTTTTAATCTATTTATGGGGAAGGCTGCTTGTGCAACGTGTCATTTTCCACCGGCATTCAACGGGACCGTTCCCCCCAAATACTCGGAAACTGAATTCGAAAATCTGGGCGTGCCAAAAACCGATGATTTTGACCATCCGCAATTGGATAAGGATTTGGGACAGTATTTTCCTTACAAGGTCTCAGAAAAACGTAATTTTTTCAAAACATCTACGGTAAGGAACAGCGCATTGACCGCGCCATACATGCATAACGGTGTGTACGAAAACTTGGAAGACGTCATTACCTTTTATAATGTGGGTGGTGGACAGGGGATGGGACTTGATGTACCCAACCAAACCCTACCTGCCGATTCATTGGGTCTTACGGATAATGAATCCAAGGCCATTATTGCATTTTTAAGGACCTTGACGGATATGGAATTCGAAAATATAGATTAA
- a CDS encoding alkaline phosphatase PhoX, which yields MKKSKKLLFKVCALSLLGIAAVSCNPEDGMDGRDGVDGVDGRDGVDGQDGEDGQDLNIAEMVPLTSSVIPDDVFELKGSFAGSANLKMILSSADILETDSTFVYGSYMDGAALYPYGDGTYAFINNLEADYSIARIRMNSNLEPMEGDYIVNSTATAFTAMCSGSSVTVEEHGFGPLYLSGGEWGGNAKGVYKINPFRAAEDRVEAERLPAMGEWSTENAVVIGKNAYPSQTVVFMGDDDSNNTYPQAHFGMYVGSRGDLYGGKLYVLRGKNPVESAPGAGGQLFEMGMAEDIEYDVEWVEVTERTLAELNQEAIDSSAIGFQRIEDIDWRKGSASAEREVYFNATGRIRGDNPDLNLRGTGFGRVYKLVLDPNDPTADAKLTVVVDGDLEGGKGDGLHSPDNILVTQNYAYIQEDPNGYASLNADISGFAKLWQLDLNTGAFTEVMECNQTVAAGLGLGTTTDMWEITGLIDVTDIIGASEPTFMGGAQVHGWNFSTTPETAVRADGLKFVDPTAIDESSATLEGSFLFKLTGLPR from the coding sequence ATGAAAAAATCAAAAAAATTATTGTTTAAAGTCTGTGCTCTTTCCTTGCTGGGAATTGCCGCCGTAAGTTGTAATCCAGAAGACGGTATGGACGGCCGTGACGGTGTTGATGGTGTTGATGGAAGGGATGGAGTAGATGGTCAAGATGGGGAGGACGGGCAGGACCTTAACATAGCTGAGATGGTACCATTGACCAGTTCCGTAATTCCGGACGATGTATTTGAATTGAAAGGTTCCTTTGCCGGTTCCGCCAACCTTAAAATGATTTTATCTTCCGCCGATATTCTGGAGACGGACTCCACCTTTGTATACGGGTCTTACATGGACGGTGCCGCTCTATATCCTTATGGAGATGGTACGTATGCGTTTATCAACAATTTGGAGGCTGATTATTCGATTGCCCGTATCCGAATGAACTCAAATTTAGAACCCATGGAAGGGGATTACATTGTAAATTCAACGGCCACTGCTTTTACCGCCATGTGTTCCGGTTCTTCCGTAACGGTTGAAGAACATGGGTTTGGCCCATTGTACCTTTCCGGTGGGGAATGGGGAGGAAACGCCAAGGGTGTTTATAAAATAAATCCCTTTAGGGCAGCAGAGGACAGAGTAGAGGCGGAAAGACTTCCTGCAATGGGGGAATGGTCTACTGAAAATGCCGTTGTGATCGGAAAAAATGCATATCCTTCCCAAACCGTGGTATTTATGGGTGACGATGATAGTAATAATACCTACCCACAAGCACATTTTGGAATGTATGTTGGTTCCAGGGGTGACCTTTATGGTGGAAAACTATATGTGTTGAGAGGGAAAAATCCTGTTGAATCCGCACCCGGTGCTGGCGGACAATTATTTGAAATGGGAATGGCAGAAGATATAGAGTATGATGTAGAGTGGGTAGAGGTTACTGAAAGGACCTTGGCCGAACTGAACCAAGAAGCAATTGACTCTTCGGCAATAGGATTCCAGAGAATTGAGGATATAGATTGGAGAAAGGGTTCAGCAAGTGCCGAGCGAGAGGTTTACTTTAATGCAACTGGACGAATTAGAGGTGACAACCCTGACTTAAACCTACGCGGAACTGGATTTGGAAGAGTATATAAGTTAGTGCTGGACCCAAATGACCCTACTGCTGATGCCAAATTAACGGTTGTGGTTGATGGTGATTTAGAAGGAGGAAAAGGAGATGGCTTGCATTCCCCTGACAATATCTTGGTTACCCAAAACTATGCGTACATCCAAGAAGATCCCAACGGCTATGCCTCTTTAAATGCTGATATTTCCGGATTTGCAAAATTGTGGCAATTGGATTTGAATACAGGGGCGTTTACAGAAGTTATGGAATGCAACCAAACAGTTGCGGCGGGACTTGGCCTTGGAACAACGACCGATATGTGGGAAATAACAGGACTCATTGATGTAACCGATATCATCGGGGCATCTGAGCCTACTTTTATGGGCGGTGCGCAAGTTCATGGTTGGAATTTTAGCACGACTCCAGAAACTGCAGTCCGTGCGGACGGATTGAAATTCGTGGATCCAACGGCTATTGATGAATCTAGTGCCACCTTGGAAGGCTCTTTCCTTTTTAAGTTAACTGGGTTACCCAGATAA
- a CDS encoding S10 family peptidase, translated as MKHYLYLSVLFLFLNFQINAQGRNLPIDTVVTTQHSVNINGNAINYTAQTGTQPVWDEHGEPIASLHYTYYTRNNVKDRASRPLLISFNGGPGSGSVWMHLAYTGPRILKIDDEGYPIQPYGVSENPYSVLDVTDVVYVNPANTGYSRTIPESGEKVDRKKFFGINADIKYLAEWLNTFVTRNNRWRSPKYLIGESYGGPRVMGLSLELQNAQWMYLNGVILVSPADYKIIRNEGPVAEAINLPYYTAAAWHHKALPPQLQNKDLLEILPESEEYTINTLIPALAKGGFIPDNERAAVAEKMSYYSGLDAKDIIDQNLSVPTSFFWKNLLKERGGYTVGRLDSRYMGLDKQLMGMRPDYNSELTSWLHSFTPAINYYLQEELKFKTDIKYNMFGPVHPWDNSDENTRENLRQAMAQNPYLNVMVQSGYYDGATTYFNAKYLMWQVDPSGRMKDRFSFKGYRSGHMMYLRKEDLQKANNDIREFIKNTLTNGESAKY; from the coding sequence ATGAAACATTATTTATACTTATCTGTACTTTTTTTATTCCTCAATTTTCAAATTAACGCACAGGGTAGAAATTTGCCCATTGATACGGTTGTGACCACACAACACAGTGTTAACATCAATGGAAACGCCATAAACTATACTGCACAAACGGGAACCCAGCCTGTTTGGGATGAACACGGTGAACCCATAGCCTCTTTACATTATACTTATTATACTCGGAATAATGTGAAGGACAGGGCATCCAGACCTTTGTTGATATCCTTTAATGGTGGGCCCGGTTCCGGATCCGTTTGGATGCATTTAGCCTATACAGGCCCCCGAATTTTAAAGATTGATGATGAAGGGTATCCCATACAACCGTACGGAGTTAGTGAAAATCCATATTCCGTTTTGGATGTTACTGACGTGGTTTACGTAAATCCGGCCAATACGGGCTACTCAAGAACTATTCCTGAATCCGGCGAAAAAGTGGACCGTAAAAAATTCTTTGGTATCAATGCCGATATTAAATACTTGGCAGAATGGTTAAATACCTTTGTAACAAGAAATAACAGATGGCGTTCGCCCAAATATCTAATTGGTGAAAGTTACGGTGGACCAAGGGTTATGGGACTTTCACTGGAATTGCAGAACGCACAATGGATGTATCTCAATGGGGTGATTTTAGTATCGCCAGCAGATTATAAAATTATACGAAACGAGGGACCCGTTGCAGAGGCCATCAATTTGCCGTACTATACCGCTGCAGCCTGGCATCACAAGGCCTTACCTCCCCAATTACAGAACAAGGATTTGCTTGAGATACTTCCAGAATCGGAAGAGTACACCATAAATACTTTAATACCAGCTTTGGCCAAAGGAGGATTTATTCCGGATAATGAAAGAGCCGCTGTTGCTGAAAAAATGTCCTATTATTCCGGTTTGGATGCCAAGGATATCATCGACCAAAACCTATCTGTTCCTACTTCGTTCTTTTGGAAGAATCTTTTAAAGGAAAGAGGGGGCTACACCGTTGGACGGTTGGATTCCCGTTATATGGGACTGGATAAACAACTTATGGGTATGCGTCCAGACTATAATTCCGAACTTACTTCATGGTTGCACAGCTTTACACCGGCCATAAATTACTATCTACAGGAAGAATTAAAGTTCAAGACCGATATAAAATATAATATGTTCGGTCCTGTTCATCCATGGGACAACTCTGATGAAAATACAAGAGAAAATTTGAGACAGGCCATGGCACAAAATCCATACTTGAACGTTATGGTACAATCAGGTTATTATGATGGTGCAACCACCTATTTCAATGCTAAATATTTGATGTGGCAAGTGGACCCCAGTGGTAGGATGAAAGACCGTTTTAGTTTTAAAGGTTATCGTTCCGGTCACATGATGTACCTAAGAAAAGAAGACCTTCAAAAAGCAAATAATGATATACGGGAATTTATCAAAAATACTTTGACAAACGGTGAAAGTGCCAAATACTAG
- a CDS encoding CPBP family intramembrane glutamic endopeptidase, giving the protein MIEEIIQFLKKPVYQVDNSLRTKEKLKYILKLTVLAISISVVLSILIGLIETVFSLDLGKHAMDDFLENYPAIYLFLFAVLGAPIMEELMFRGPMGWFKNSKMFPYIFYVLTLVFGFMHITNYEMNLQNLLLSPFLVAPQLSAGLLLGFTRVKFGLVFSMIMHAFYNLILAGPIFIFKLFDIPIE; this is encoded by the coding sequence ATGATCGAAGAAATCATTCAATTTCTAAAAAAGCCTGTTTATCAGGTAGACAATTCCCTACGCACTAAAGAAAAATTAAAATATATTCTAAAACTCACGGTTTTGGCTATTTCTATTAGCGTTGTTCTAAGTATCCTTATAGGTTTAATAGAAACGGTATTTAGTCTGGATTTGGGTAAACATGCGATGGATGATTTTCTAGAAAACTATCCAGCAATCTACCTCTTTTTATTTGCCGTGCTAGGAGCCCCTATTATGGAAGAGTTAATGTTCAGAGGCCCCATGGGTTGGTTCAAAAATTCAAAAATGTTCCCGTATATATTTTATGTACTCACTTTGGTTTTTGGTTTTATGCATATTACCAATTACGAGATGAACCTACAAAATTTGCTGCTTTCCCCTTTTTTAGTGGCTCCCCAGCTTTCTGCCGGACTATTGCTTGGTTTTACAAGGGTAAAATTTGGACTGGTCTTCTCCATGATTATGCATGCCTTTTATAACTTGATACTGGCCGGCCCCATTTTTATCTTCAAACTGTTTGATATCCCTATCGAATGA
- a CDS encoding SGNH/GDSL hydrolase family protein: MKNIKLLFMGILATFLSQHTVLAQDWANLKMFQDANEEVGLPKKGEDRVVFMGNSITIGWLNSRPEFFEGKPYINRGISGQTTPQMLIRFRQDVINLKPKVVVILAGTNDIAGNTGPSTLEMIMDNIKGMAELAHANDIKVVLSSTLPAYDYPWKPGMEPADKIVALNKMIKEYAQDKGHIYLDYFSKMADERNGLPKKYAEDGVHPTIEGYEIMEPLVEKAIENALKK, translated from the coding sequence ATGAAAAACATCAAACTTTTATTTATGGGAATTCTCGCCACATTTTTATCCCAACATACCGTTCTTGCCCAGGATTGGGCCAACCTAAAAATGTTCCAAGATGCAAATGAGGAAGTTGGTTTACCAAAAAAAGGTGAGGATAGGGTCGTCTTTATGGGAAACTCCATTACCATAGGGTGGTTGAATTCCAGGCCTGAGTTTTTTGAAGGCAAACCATATATCAACAGAGGAATTAGTGGCCAAACAACGCCACAAATGTTGATTCGTTTTAGACAGGATGTCATAAACTTAAAGCCAAAGGTCGTGGTAATTCTAGCAGGAACCAATGATATAGCGGGCAACACAGGACCTTCTACTTTGGAAATGATTATGGACAACATAAAGGGAATGGCAGAACTGGCCCATGCGAATGACATAAAAGTGGTTCTATCCTCTACATTACCGGCATATGATTATCCTTGGAAACCGGGTATGGAACCCGCGGACAAAATTGTAGCCTTAAATAAAATGATAAAGGAATATGCCCAAGACAAGGGCCATATTTATCTTGATTATTTTTCCAAAATGGCCGATGAACGAAATGGACTTCCAAAAAAGTATGCTGAGGATGGAGTCCACCCGACCATTGAAGGTTATGAAATCATGGAGCCACTTGTTGAAAAAGCTATTGAAAACGCGTTGAAAAAATAA
- a CDS encoding Gfo/Idh/MocA family protein has product MKLFSRRDFSATMGKGITATALLGGTSLACANSTKQDKKKLGIALVGLGSYSTYQLAPSLQDTEHCYLAGIVTGTPEKEKVWQDKYDIPSKNIYNYENFDTIAKNDAIDIVYVVLPNSMHADFSIRAAGAGKHVICEKPMAISVEECDAIIKACKEAGVKLSVGYRMQSDPYTKEVKKYVAEKTFGDVHFVSSDAGYISRGNPNQWRLNKKLSGGGALMNMGVYSIQTSIYGCGSNPSSVSAQEFSTRPEYFKETDETITAQFEFPTGAVAHMMTSHNANGNRLKSHCSKGWFELEPAHSYGPISGRTSNGNVISFPHKRQQALQMDDFAKHILLGTPNVAPGEMGKRDMIIVEAIYRSIAEGGKKQMLDLGNMGIVP; this is encoded by the coding sequence ATGAAACTATTTTCTAGAAGGGACTTCAGTGCGACTATGGGGAAAGGGATCACTGCCACTGCTTTATTGGGAGGGACAAGTCTAGCCTGTGCAAATAGTACAAAACAGGATAAAAAGAAACTTGGAATTGCTCTTGTTGGATTGGGCAGTTATAGTACCTATCAATTGGCTCCGTCTTTACAGGATACTGAGCACTGTTATCTGGCTGGTATTGTGACAGGAACCCCTGAAAAGGAAAAAGTTTGGCAGGATAAATACGATATACCCTCAAAGAATATTTACAACTATGAAAATTTTGATACAATAGCCAAGAATGATGCCATTGATATTGTATATGTGGTACTACCCAACAGTATGCATGCCGATTTCAGTATTAGGGCTGCTGGGGCTGGAAAACATGTGATTTGTGAAAAGCCAATGGCCATAAGTGTCGAAGAGTGCGACGCTATAATCAAGGCATGTAAAGAAGCTGGTGTAAAATTATCGGTTGGATATAGAATGCAATCGGACCCATATACTAAAGAAGTGAAAAAGTACGTGGCAGAAAAAACATTTGGAGATGTACATTTCGTATCCTCTGATGCCGGATATATTTCACGAGGCAATCCAAACCAGTGGCGTTTGAACAAGAAGTTATCCGGTGGGGGTGCTTTAATGAATATGGGCGTTTATTCCATTCAGACCAGTATATACGGATGTGGTTCAAATCCTTCTTCAGTATCTGCACAGGAATTTAGTACAAGACCAGAATATTTTAAGGAGACGGATGAGACCATAACGGCCCAGTTTGAATTTCCAACGGGTGCAGTGGCACATATGATGACTTCCCATAATGCCAATGGAAATCGGTTAAAATCGCATTGCAGTAAAGGCTGGTTTGAACTGGAACCTGCCCATAGTTATGGGCCCATTAGCGGAAGAACATCCAACGGAAACGTTATTAGCTTTCCCCATAAAAGGCAGCAAGCCCTGCAAATGGACGATTTTGCAAAACACATTCTTCTGGGTACTCCAAATGTAGCGCCCGGTGAAATGGGCAAAAGGGACATGATTATTGTAGAAGCCATTTATAGGTCTATTGCAGAAGGTGGTAAAAAACAAATGCTTGATTTGGGGAATATGGGAATAGTACCATAA
- the folE gene encoding GTP cyclohydrolase I FolE has protein sequence MSPYRNLEEYNLEITDEIKEKFSSVIDEIGEDKNREGLLKTPERAAKAMLFLTQGYKQDAEEILRGAMFKEDYDDMVIIKDIELYSLCEHHMLPFFGKAHIAYIPNGHIVGLSKIPRIVDVFARRLQVQERLTHDILECLNNTLKPKGVAVVIEASHMCMMMRGVQKQNSVTTTSGFRGQFEKIETRNEFLKLISSDLS, from the coding sequence ATGTCGCCATACAGAAATTTAGAGGAATACAATTTGGAGATAACCGATGAAATAAAAGAAAAATTCTCGTCGGTCATAGATGAAATAGGAGAGGATAAAAACAGGGAAGGTCTTCTAAAAACTCCTGAAAGGGCCGCCAAAGCGATGCTCTTCCTTACTCAGGGATATAAACAAGATGCCGAGGAAATTTTAAGAGGGGCCATGTTTAAGGAAGATTATGATGATATGGTCATCATAAAGGATATTGAATTGTATTCCTTGTGTGAGCATCATATGCTTCCATTTTTTGGAAAGGCACATATAGCCTATATTCCCAATGGGCATATTGTTGGTCTAAGTAAAATTCCTAGAATCGTCGATGTCTTTGCCAGAAGACTTCAGGTTCAGGAACGCCTTACGCATGATATCTTGGAATGTTTAAACAATACATTGAAGCCCAAGGGCGTGGCTGTTGTTATAGAAGCATCCCACATGTGCATGATGATGAGGGGTGTACAAAAACAAAATTCGGTGACCACTACATCTGGATTCAGAGGTCAATTTGAAAAAATCGAGACTCGAAACGAGTTTTTAAAATTGATCAGTTCTGATCTATCTTGA